A single Corynebacterium resistens DSM 45100 DNA region contains:
- a CDS encoding long-chain-fatty-acid--CoA ligase, producing MNSSQNSSQSTASQAFNRKAWLEHYTEGTAPDIEGLNDRGETLVEVFWKAVSEFGDRRAFTFFGKETSYEEYGVEVKKAAGALQKLGVKRGEHVAIVLPNCPQALVAFYAVLSVGAVPVLHNPLYTTAELEHPFNDHAARVAIAWNKTGETMEKLKQRTPLETVVAVDMLQAMPKLKRLALKLPIGPLKAAREKLSSPAPSATPWEEFLASGKRFARSFTPVSVDAQEPALVLYTSGTTGKPKGAVLSHGNLVSNLVMGVTWVQDLGKGEKPEVMLAALPIFHAYGLTMNITLAPFTGSELVLLPAPEMALVMQVIKKHHPTWLPGVPTLYEKIMDTAEEKGVSLKGIRNSFSGASALPAATVRRWEELTGGAIVEGYGLTETSPIILGNPLGKGREGYIGVPFPSTEVRIADPENPAETLEDGEAGELLVRGPQVFKGYLNRPDATAESFEGDWFRTGDMAVMEADGYVRIASRIKEMIITGGFNVYPAEVEAALEEHEDIEQACVVGLPRSDGSETVVAALVLADGARVDAKAFRSFAKEHLTSYKVPRAFYAFEELPADQMGKIRRREVKELVEKVAQN from the coding sequence ATGAACAGCTCACAGAACTCTTCCCAGTCAACCGCATCACAAGCCTTCAATCGCAAGGCATGGTTAGAGCACTATACCGAGGGCACTGCCCCGGATATTGAGGGCCTCAACGACCGTGGCGAGACCTTGGTGGAAGTCTTCTGGAAGGCAGTTTCGGAGTTCGGCGATCGCCGCGCCTTCACGTTCTTTGGTAAGGAAACCTCGTACGAGGAATACGGCGTCGAAGTAAAAAAAGCCGCAGGTGCACTGCAGAAACTTGGTGTGAAACGCGGCGAGCACGTGGCAATCGTGCTGCCCAACTGCCCGCAGGCGCTCGTGGCGTTCTATGCCGTGTTATCCGTAGGTGCGGTTCCCGTACTGCACAACCCGCTGTACACGACGGCGGAGCTAGAGCACCCCTTCAATGATCACGCCGCACGCGTGGCTATCGCGTGGAATAAGACTGGCGAGACGATGGAGAAGCTCAAGCAGCGCACGCCTTTGGAAACTGTGGTGGCTGTCGACATGCTCCAAGCAATGCCGAAGCTGAAGCGCTTGGCCCTGAAACTCCCCATCGGTCCGCTAAAAGCCGCGCGGGAAAAACTCAGCAGCCCTGCTCCTTCAGCCACACCGTGGGAGGAGTTCCTCGCTAGCGGTAAGCGCTTCGCGCGTTCGTTCACCCCCGTTTCCGTCGACGCCCAAGAGCCCGCCCTCGTGCTGTACACCTCTGGCACCACCGGCAAGCCCAAAGGCGCGGTGCTGAGCCATGGCAACCTCGTTTCGAACCTCGTTATGGGCGTGACCTGGGTACAGGATCTGGGCAAGGGGGAAAAGCCGGAAGTGATGCTGGCTGCGCTGCCGATTTTCCACGCTTATGGCTTGACGATGAATATCACGCTGGCGCCTTTCACAGGATCGGAGCTGGTGCTGCTGCCCGCTCCCGAGATGGCGCTGGTCATGCAGGTGATTAAGAAGCACCACCCCACGTGGCTGCCCGGTGTACCCACTCTGTACGAAAAGATCATGGATACCGCCGAGGAAAAGGGTGTTTCCTTGAAGGGCATTCGGAACTCCTTCTCCGGTGCCTCGGCTTTGCCGGCGGCTACCGTGCGGCGATGGGAGGAACTAACCGGTGGCGCGATTGTGGAAGGCTACGGGCTTACGGAGACCTCCCCGATCATTTTGGGCAACCCTTTGGGCAAGGGACGCGAAGGCTACATTGGTGTGCCGTTCCCCAGCACCGAAGTGCGCATTGCCGACCCCGAGAATCCGGCCGAGACCTTGGAAGATGGCGAAGCCGGCGAGCTTCTCGTGCGCGGGCCACAGGTCTTTAAGGGTTATTTGAACCGGCCGGATGCTACTGCAGAATCCTTCGAGGGTGATTGGTTCCGCACCGGCGATATGGCTGTGATGGAAGCCGATGGATACGTGCGCATCGCTTCCCGAATCAAGGAGATGATCATCACCGGCGGGTTCAATGTGTACCCCGCTGAGGTTGAAGCTGCGCTAGAAGAGCACGAGGATATCGAGCAGGCATGCGTGGTGGGGCTGCCCCGCAGCGATGGCAGCGAGACGGTCGTGGCCGCACTTGTTTTGGCCGATGGCGCGAGAGTCGATGCGAAGGCGTTCCGAAGCTTCGCCAAGGAGCATCTGACCAGCTACAAGGTGCCGCGCGCGTTCTATGCATTCGAAGAGCTCCCCGCCGATCAGATGGGAAAGATTCGCCGGCGCGAAGTCAAGGAACTTGTGGAAAAAGTAGCTCAGAACTAG
- the glfT1 gene encoding galactofuranosyltransferase GlfT1, with amino-acid sequence MSLSRTDSVAAVIVTHNRVELLEASLRMVAGQRELPTEGAGGERRGAPKPKKQQGMAPKIDHIIVVDNGADERVKALVEDVCGERGVYLPSKTNLGGAGGFAYGFLTALALGADAIWCADDDGRPGDEHVLATLQQVAEREGLDEVSPVVCNIDDPGRLAFPLRQGLVWRRRLDELEGDFLPGIASLFNGALISAAAMEIIGVPDYRLFIRGDEVEYHRRLVRSGLKFGTCLRTSYVHPDGSAEFKPILGGKMHTQYPDNEFKRFFTYRNRGYVMSQPGMRKLLPQEYARFAWFFLVQNRDVKGFREWLKLHAMGRREEFRRPGR; translated from the coding sequence ATGTCATTGAGCCGTACTGATTCTGTTGCCGCCGTCATCGTGACCCACAATCGGGTCGAGTTACTGGAGGCCTCCCTGCGTATGGTCGCCGGGCAGCGCGAGTTGCCTACTGAGGGGGCGGGCGGGGAGCGGCGGGGGGCGCCAAAACCAAAGAAGCAACAGGGCATGGCGCCGAAGATCGACCACATTATCGTTGTGGATAACGGCGCCGACGAGCGGGTGAAGGCGCTGGTCGAAGATGTGTGTGGCGAACGCGGGGTGTACCTGCCTTCAAAAACGAACCTAGGTGGTGCGGGTGGTTTCGCCTACGGCTTCTTGACCGCGCTGGCATTGGGTGCGGATGCGATTTGGTGCGCCGATGATGATGGTCGCCCCGGCGATGAGCATGTGCTCGCCACCCTGCAGCAGGTTGCGGAGCGCGAGGGGTTGGATGAGGTTTCGCCGGTCGTATGCAATATCGACGACCCGGGCCGCTTGGCGTTTCCACTGCGCCAAGGTTTGGTGTGGCGACGCCGCCTCGATGAGCTCGAGGGCGATTTCCTCCCAGGGATTGCCAGCTTGTTCAATGGCGCGCTGATCAGCGCTGCCGCGATGGAGATCATCGGCGTACCGGATTACCGGCTGTTTATTCGCGGCGATGAGGTGGAATACCACCGGCGTTTGGTGCGCTCTGGGTTGAAGTTCGGTACGTGTTTGCGCACGTCATACGTACATCCGGATGGTTCTGCGGAGTTCAAGCCGATTCTTGGTGGAAAGATGCACACGCAATACCCGGATAACGAGTTCAAGCGATTCTTCACCTACCGCAATCGTGGCTATGTGATGAGCCAGCCGGGGATGCGCAAGCTGCTGCCGCAGGAATATGCACGTTTCGCATGGTTCTTCCTAGTGCAGAACCGGGATGTGAAGGGTTTCCGCGAATGGTTAAAGCTGCACGCTATGGGGCGCCGGGAGGAATTTAGGCGGCCGGGGAGGTAA
- a CDS encoding GtrA family protein — MTESLKAENTAAPEPKSARNAAAQKVWESSLFRFILVGGFSAIVDLGSTLFLRFAFEMSDNLSKTIGFIFGTLTAYLINRRWTFNAAPSKRRFVITMIAYGLTYLVQIGLYKVGIPWLEGFGLNDFWVRVFSFVIAQGAATILNFLIQRFIIFRVREEEAAATA, encoded by the coding sequence GTGACAGAAAGTCTTAAGGCAGAAAACACCGCTGCCCCGGAGCCGAAGAGCGCACGAAACGCTGCTGCCCAAAAGGTTTGGGAGTCCTCGTTGTTCCGCTTCATTTTGGTGGGTGGCTTTTCGGCGATCGTGGACCTCGGCTCCACGCTGTTTTTACGCTTTGCTTTCGAGATGTCCGATAACCTCTCGAAGACGATCGGCTTCATCTTCGGCACGCTTACCGCGTATCTGATCAACCGTCGGTGGACTTTCAACGCGGCGCCGTCGAAGCGGCGTTTCGTGATCACAATGATCGCCTACGGGTTGACTTACCTGGTCCAGATTGGCCTATACAAGGTTGGAATTCCTTGGCTGGAAGGCTTCGGACTTAACGACTTCTGGGTGCGCGTATTCAGCTTCGTCATTGCACAAGGTGCAGCAACGATCTTGAATTTCTTGATCCAGCGCTTCATCATTTTCCGCGTGCGCGAAGAAGAGGCCGCGGCCACTGCCTAA
- a CDS encoding GtrA family protein, producing MRPTTEDVNVEERGVETKEAGAAATMNANTEATAKAEQVQGRKRKLFGQFMQFGIVGASGFIVNQAVFVVARKLFDGAWHIGSEDPFLNLLGSQFHMRWYHVFCVIAFVVANVWNFMLNRRWTFKDSKKRAWWKQLPQFMAVGIFGLLITLAVATLVVNPESPLALPREIFDSSTGFRRPDYWGNFIGVMVAVPANFLFNKLWTFRGSSKSEPEKLVRTIEPRVANSKEGQN from the coding sequence GTGCGACCGACTACTGAGGACGTGAACGTGGAGGAGCGTGGCGTCGAAACTAAAGAAGCAGGCGCTGCAGCGACCATGAATGCGAACACAGAAGCTACTGCTAAGGCAGAGCAAGTGCAGGGGCGCAAGCGCAAGCTGTTCGGGCAGTTCATGCAGTTCGGCATCGTGGGTGCTTCTGGATTCATCGTGAACCAAGCGGTGTTTGTGGTGGCGCGCAAGCTATTTGACGGGGCATGGCACATCGGCTCGGAGGACCCATTTCTTAACCTTTTGGGCTCCCAATTCCACATGCGCTGGTATCACGTTTTCTGCGTTATCGCGTTTGTGGTTGCCAATGTGTGGAACTTCATGCTGAATCGCCGTTGGACCTTCAAGGATTCTAAAAAGCGGGCGTGGTGGAAGCAACTGCCACAGTTCATGGCTGTGGGTATTTTTGGTCTTCTGATTACCCTTGCGGTGGCCACGTTGGTAGTCAACCCCGAGTCACCACTGGCGCTGCCACGTGAGATCTTCGATTCCTCGACGGGCTTCCGCCGGCCTGACTACTGGGGCAATTTCATCGGCGTGATGGTGGCTGTGCCCGCGAACTTCCTCTTCAATAAGCTATGGACGTTTCGCGGTTCCAGTAAGTCCGAACCGGAGAAGCTAGTGCGGACTATCGAACCGAGGGTGGCGAACAGCAAGGAAGGCCAAAACTAG
- a CDS encoding DUF5635 domain-containing protein, with protein sequence MGNVYATDNREALRQAVELVLSSASHGRITKTSETQHIDFKEEAGRRNGHIIEPGERENPFAATKLADEVACMANSPNGGALVLGVENKTGQIIGTELDVDWLRQRIHEGIEVAPDIVEENVHGQRILVIYVASSPEPVEDTGGRLRWRVGDSCRPVDRAEWWEYRRRQQNYDEMAQPTSLTVANVRSGAIEIARQFSPAIADLTAEEMLLRLGALNSDGNLTQAGALLFTDQPSSVIELTVFDVPGGFVTNRVTGEGEKSALEQLDLIEKSLKVVNRNNTLVEGWVHTPVPQVPHSAVREALLNAMIHRDWNRSETIDVRWVELDSTLTVRSPGGFPGSITAENVLSNRAARYPALADLFRAIGLVDKQGVGVDRMYQSMIAVGHRPPIIEQVAGAFIETTLAGGEPVLPVLELMSKITPEQRQRDYRVAIILYELFSRPFVTEKVVAQGLQSGIESAKIALKAGSQTVVGGRPLIEPYGPVWRLGGPARRILDNADQLPYSSTDVAQMEKVAFAWLREIGDLATSDIMELCGVSRGTANKCVEKLLADGAVLRIGGGRSTKYRLH encoded by the coding sequence TTGGGAAATGTTTACGCAACGGACAACCGAGAAGCGCTACGCCAGGCAGTGGAGCTCGTTCTGTCCTCAGCTAGTCATGGGCGCATCACCAAAACCTCCGAGACTCAGCACATTGACTTCAAGGAAGAAGCTGGGCGACGAAACGGGCATATCATCGAGCCGGGTGAACGGGAAAATCCCTTTGCCGCAACGAAACTTGCCGATGAAGTGGCTTGTATGGCGAATTCACCTAACGGTGGAGCGCTTGTCCTCGGGGTGGAGAACAAAACGGGTCAGATTATTGGCACCGAATTGGATGTGGACTGGTTGCGCCAGAGGATCCATGAGGGCATCGAGGTTGCACCGGACATCGTGGAAGAAAATGTCCACGGTCAGCGGATTTTAGTCATCTACGTGGCTTCTTCACCCGAACCGGTAGAGGATACCGGTGGCCGGTTACGCTGGCGTGTCGGCGATTCGTGTCGCCCAGTAGATCGTGCTGAGTGGTGGGAATACAGGCGAAGACAGCAGAACTACGATGAAATGGCGCAACCTACTTCGCTGACCGTGGCGAATGTGCGTTCAGGAGCTATCGAAATAGCGCGACAGTTTTCTCCCGCAATTGCGGACCTGACGGCGGAAGAAATGTTGCTACGCTTGGGTGCCCTAAATTCGGATGGGAACCTTACTCAAGCGGGGGCCCTGTTGTTTACTGACCAGCCATCGAGTGTCATTGAATTAACGGTGTTTGATGTCCCCGGCGGATTTGTGACGAATCGGGTGACTGGAGAGGGCGAGAAGTCCGCCCTCGAGCAACTGGATCTCATTGAAAAGTCGCTCAAGGTCGTGAACCGAAACAACACCTTAGTGGAAGGTTGGGTGCATACGCCGGTGCCACAGGTTCCGCATAGTGCGGTACGCGAAGCGCTTCTAAATGCAATGATCCATCGCGATTGGAATCGTAGCGAGACAATTGATGTGCGCTGGGTGGAATTAGATAGCACCCTAACCGTGCGCAGCCCTGGTGGTTTTCCCGGCTCAATTACCGCCGAGAATGTTTTAAGTAATCGGGCAGCACGTTACCCTGCCCTCGCAGATTTGTTCCGTGCAATCGGCCTTGTCGACAAGCAAGGGGTGGGTGTGGATCGCATGTATCAATCGATGATTGCCGTAGGGCATCGTCCTCCAATCATTGAGCAGGTGGCGGGGGCTTTCATTGAAACCACCCTGGCTGGTGGCGAACCAGTACTGCCCGTGCTCGAACTGATGTCTAAGATCACCCCTGAGCAGCGGCAGCGGGATTATCGCGTGGCAATTATCCTCTACGAGCTCTTTTCAAGGCCCTTCGTTACAGAAAAGGTGGTAGCTCAAGGGCTTCAGTCGGGCATTGAATCGGCAAAAATTGCCCTCAAGGCTGGGAGCCAAACAGTAGTGGGAGGGCGGCCGCTCATCGAGCCATATGGCCCGGTATGGCGACTGGGAGGTCCAGCGCGCCGTATTTTGGATAATGCCGATCAGCTCCCTTATTCGTCTACGGATGTCGCCCAAATGGAGAAAGTTGCGTTTGCCTGGTTGAGGGAGATTGGTGATTTGGCGACAAGTGACATCATGGAGTTGTGCGGGGTTTCCCGGGGGACGGCAAATAAGTGCGTCGAAAAGCTGTTGGCGGATGGTGCCGTTTTGAGAATCGGCGGCGGACGATCGACGAAGTACCGCTTGCACTAA